In Nymphaea colorata isolate Beijing-Zhang1983 chromosome 5, ASM883128v2, whole genome shotgun sequence, one genomic interval encodes:
- the LOC116253964 gene encoding abscisic acid receptor PYL4-like — translation MICQKQTHFPASPHTWNLPPHHHNHRHHHQQQPASEQQPPHHQQKPVCTNEQEQPPLVFHFLSDALSRHHTQEVGPNQCCSTAIQTIRAPVDIVWSVVRRFDKPQVYKHFIRSCSLMSGDGRKVGSLREVRVISGLPAVSSTERLELLDDERHVMSFSVVGGDHRLTNYRSITSLHPIPSDDQPGDGESCQDAASGTVVVESYVVDVPPGNTKEDTCVFVDTIVRCNLQSLAQIAENICKRRRP, via the coding sequence ATGATTTGCCAAAAGCAAACTCATTTCCCGGCTTCCCCCCATACGTGGAATCTCCCTCCCCACCACCATAACCATCGACACCACCACCAGCAACAGCCGGCGTCCGAGCAACAACCGCCTCATCACCAGCAGAAGCCGGTATGCACCAACGAGCAGGAGCAACCACCACTGGTCTTTCACTTCCTCTCCGACGCCCTGTCACGCCACCACACCCAAGAGGTCGGCCCCAACCAGTGCTGCTCCACCGCTATTCAGACGATCAGGGCCCCCGTCGACATCGTTTGGTCCGTCGTCCGGCGGTTCGACAAGCCCCAGGTCTACAAGCACTTCATCCGCAGCTGCTCGCTCATGAGCGGCGACGGCCGGAAAGTTGGCAGCCTACGCGAGGTCCGCGTCATCTCCGGCCTCCCCGCCGTGAGCTCCACCGAGCGTCTCGAGCTCCTCGACGACGAGCGGCACGTCATGAGCTTCAGCGTCGTCGGCGGCGATCACCGGCTCACCAACTACAGATCCATCACCTCTCTCCACCCGATCCCCTCGGACGACCAGCCCGGCGACGGCGAGTCTTGCCAAGACGCCGCCTCCGGCACAGTGGTCGTCGAGTCCTACGTCGTCGATGTGCCGCCGGGGAACACCAAGGAAGATACCTGCGTCTTCGTCGACACGATCGTCAGATGCAACCTTCAATCTCTCGCCCAAATAGCGGAGAATATATGCAAACGACGCCGACCCTGA